attttatgttttcatgtcttTTGATGTTTACTTTAGTTACTATTATTGATTTCTTGCTTGTGTTAGTTATGGGTTTTAATAATTCTTGCATTTTATGATGTTTGCCTTTATTACATtctaggtgtttgatgaaatgtttcctTTAGTTATAGATTAGATTTTTTCcattcttggcttgggttggttatttgggtgatcttgagttactaatgtcaaAGTGATTGATAATTTGCTTTCATTAACACTATTCTTCACTAATTCAATTGGTGAGatggctaggacttatggattaggaTTAATGAAACTCATTTGACTTTTTTCCaattgttagaggatgactaaATGGAATTGATCCTTGCAATGATCATATTGTGGTTGGTAACAAGAATAGAGATCCTTAAccatcaacccttgccaagacctttttaccatttgagtttattttactttcttgcaatttactttcttgttcatcattttaaaaccccaaaaatattttctcataGTCAATAATTAAGCAATTGCTTGCAATTCTTAGGAAAAACGACCCAGGATTAATACTCttggttattttttatttgtattgtgGCAACCTTTTTAAACTTTGATGTGAAGAttaattgttggtttggactatgctgtTGCAACGAAATTCCTTTAAGAAATTCTAAACTGACATTTATCctacatcaagtttttggcgacGTTGCTAGGAAATTGCAAATGTgcgcttgttattggttattgtatatatgtggaTATTGTAgatagcttgatttttggtttctttgttagtttttgctagttttaggattttatttttattacctCTTTTagttcttgtttttattttctcttctcaatatgaattctcatccttttagctatgagtttggttacaactatgttgcaggaaatACAAACTTTAATGATGATAAGTGCTATGGGATTGGAAATCAATCAAGGGAGGAATTGCATGCTCGTAAACAAACTTCTTGGTATCCATATCAGTTTCCTCCGGACAATAATGATCCTACTCCATCCTATAATACATATCCGTATAAACCAAGTCTACAACATAGTTCTCAACCTTCCTCACAAGCCACATTTTACCAAACACcatcctatgatccatatccctCATACAACCAATCACCTTTACCTCATCCTTGTGATTACTATGCAAAAAAATCCTTAGAGCTACCACAATTTCAACACAATCACTCCCAAGAACAACCACCCTCATATACACTACCTCCATATTCTCACCAAGATAAACCAatttcctattatgaaccctttctctCAAACAATGAGCCCTCCTCTCCACCTCAAACATTAATAAATGACATTCTCATTTCATACCTCCAAGAGCAAAGAAAGATTTATACTACTTTTCAAGGGATAGTAACCCAATGCTTAAGGGTAGTAACCCATTTAGCTTTCCAAGACACTCAAAATCCTCCCATGgttacatgtggagaatcaaatgaaaaaCGGATTATGAAATAGAgattagaaactccggtggagaaTGAAGAGTGaaactttgtattggaacaattggatgAAACTGAGattattgaagaagaggaagtggttgaagatttaggaaaTCAAACCATACACAACATGCCATTAGTTTAGTTAGTACAATAATTTTGGTACGTTGTACAGACTTTTGAATATGACATTACTTAAATTAGTTGACAATAGTCAATCTTTGTTTGAAATAAGATGGATGATTACTTTTCTACGTATCTGGATGGTTGGGTTTTATTCTAGTGATTGCTGTTTGTTTTGgttatgtaattattttttttgcatcATATACTGTATGGATTGTGATTTTATTAAACACTTGAGTACATATTTAGTTGAGCACATattgttgtttgattttttaaattcctTAGATTGGTGATTGAaactttttacttttctgcttTTAAAGGTTAGTTGATGACTATGAGTTTAATTGATTAATAGATGTACATGCAATGAATTTGGTTGATTAAAATGCTTGTTCTGCTTttgtacaatattttttaaatttgaaacgTCGGACTGAATTGGGAAAAAAATGTGGTTGTTGATGGTTTCCttggtttttatatttttgggtttatatatttaaattttttgtatttagtcCAGGAAATTAGGTATGCTATAGAATGAGACGTTACTTAAATTAGTTCACATAGTGAATGTTTATTCATAATAAGATGGATGATTATTTTACTATGTATATGAATAGTTGGGTTTTATTCAATAAATTGTTGTTTGTTTCGAGTATGTGATTGATCTCTTGATGATGGAATGTTTGAAAATGTGCATCAAtggtgaaatttattttttgaaatgctctggaaaaaatttagtttttggatttttgacaATTCTAAAAGTTGGGACACTTTGAATCTTCTAGTCGACCTCATGGATCTTGATTTGCTTACTGAAACTTCAACCTTTGTGCTTGTTgaacaaatatttttacaagCACCAATCAATAGAAAAATAAGGTTTTACACGTTTGAtaccaaaagcaagatttgggaaaAGGACGAAGAACAAACATTGATGGATTCTTTCAAAGTGTGTAAAATGAGTAAAATGAccatgtaaaaataatttttggtcTGCTAAGTGGTCACATTTTTTTTGCTTAAATTATTGATTGAAACTTATTATAGCTGCACTAGAATCAACCTATATTTTGGGTTGGTTTTttgcaattaaaaaaaaagatacaacTCAACTTGGCATTCAATGAATTGGTCACATAGGTAATGAGTGCGGATGTTCGATTGACATGTTATGTGTATTAGTTGAATTCATGTTGGTCTCCCTAATTGATTGGACAAAACGAATTCAGTCAATTTTCATTGATCCCATTGACTTCTTTTTTTCAGCATTTGCTCCCATGTATGGGATAGGAACCATGTTTGACTTTCgcaattcatatttctagaatAATCATGGTTTAGACTCCTAGAACCAACACCTAAACACTGATTGATATTTCAGCCAAacagaaagaagagaaaataaatgaaaattcgTCCACCATCAAGGAACGAAACCAGATATTTTGCCTTAGTGCTAATAGATGTATCTGCTGTCAATGCCTTAGTAGAAGGAGACTGTATTACATGGATGTTTATTTATGGTTTAAAATTTCATTGCTATGGCAGGAGCTTATTTTTCTAAACAAAAGACATGATCATGTATCAATTGCTTTTTCCCTGACTCTAATATGTGTCCTTTGGTGGACTGATGAGATACTGTATCTTATTAACTTTCTGATCTgtatatatctttatttttatgtggTGTGATAGTTTAATTGATGTCATCTTAATAGTATCATGCGTCTTCAGCAAGGTCAGAAACTTGCTAGTCATAATTTTCTTAGTTGGTAGAATAGACAGGTTGGCGTTGGAAAATTTAAGAGATTTGATTGACTGAAAATTTGAGAGACCAGTATACAATCAAGTAAAATTTGAGctatttctttttttgaatttgtgtgATTCTGTTGTTGCAAAATCAAGAAAATTTGAGTTAGATTCAATCcacttaagaataaaaataaccatccgcatacctagtgaattgaacattcgtcatattttaattgtatataCTTAAATCTAATCTAATCAAATAAACATCTACTTAAGAATGATAATAACCATCCGCATATctagtaaaatgaacatttAGCCTATTATGGGTTGACCACAATTTCTAACACGCTCATTATTTTAGCACAATGTGTCTGTTACTTCTATTTTTCGTATTAATTCATTGGCCCATAAATAACCCTAAACCAATATGATATAAGAGTAAAAACCTATAGAGGCCTATAAAATCCAGCGatcttaatatttaaaaaagaagtaCAAGGGACAAACTCAAAAGATAATGGTTGAGAACCTCACTAGTTAGGCTAAGTAACAAAATTATAGGTTCTTGCTTAGAATTTGAGTTAACTtgttggaaaaaaaatatacgGAAGTTGCTAAAGTGAAAGATCTAATTGTATTATAGTTCATGAGGCAATTGACAATATGTATGACAAAGTATTGAAGAACTTCAACAGTTAATTGTCTTGTTCTAGTAAGTTAAACTGGAGGAGGCTTTCTGACTTTAGTTGCTTATTCAAATCCATATGCAATCTCAATTAACTTTGATTTAGATCCTTTTAAACCACCAAAGTTTATTCTAAATCGAATACCCTTCATTGCAGGTAGATTTATTGCTGGGAATCCTCTAATAGCAAGCACGGGTGCAACACTTGAACTAGGTGTTACCCTGTGGTCCATATTTTACTTACGAAACCGACTTTCTTTGCGTGACTCGCATAAAATTTCTGCGCCAGTTGCAAATACTCAAAACGCATCCCAATTCTTGGTATTTTGTCTTCACCAAGACAACTGTGATCTGATAATTGCGTGTTAATTCAAAACAAACATCACTCGATGACAAAGACAATTAATCGTCGAATCCGACATCCGATGCATGAAAAAACAACAATAAACTACAATCCGAACCTCATGATCAAGATCCGTGTCATCACTTCCAAACTCAATAACGTCCAAAACTTTCATTGCCTACAATGGAATAGAAATGTACAAAGCCAACGAaacaaactaaattaaatattgtaCCATGAACTAAATATCAACCATATAAACGTCcactcaaaaaaaaattcaaacaaatacAAAACAAGAGATAGTTGTATTAAAGACTCCAACAATAAATAATCATCCTAAAACCTTTGCCTAATAGGACTCCTACATGTTTCAATAAAATcaagatatttttctaattgaaaaagaaatattgggtcttagttaataaaaaaataattatcttttttattctttcataGTAATTGTTATGACTCTCAATTTTGCATAATCAAACACGTATTAGGTCTAAACAATTGAATTTTTCATGAAAACATAAATGAGATAAATAAGTCtaattatgaaattaaaactcaccattgtaaaataaaaaatgtaattaGTGTTAATCGAAGTAAAATATATGAGATGATTggtttcaacaaacacatctaaaatcTTCATACACGTATGTATACTATCATTTACTACCATAATAAATTTGGATGAATTGAGAATTATTATCTTGCTCCTAATTAAAtagatgaaataaaataaaataaaatactctacTTACACCAAGAATAACCATctcatttatataaaaataaacatccaTAATTAATGTATGAACCTTCATTACTTACCTTGTTAGATTGTTCATCTTCCACATCGGAAAGGTTGAGAAGGTTGTCAGTTGAATGAGAAGAATTGTCATTGGTGAATGACGACGGGACATCACAAAGCGGTTCAACCAAATCAGACTCCATTTACGTGCATGTGAGGGTGATGCACGTATGAAAATGTGGTAATGTATGGTGCTGGATGTCGTTGACACTATTGCGCATGATGAGGCTGCCATGGGGCCTGCATGGCCGGTGTCAGGTGGATAGCGGAAAGGAGGATACACAGGCTGCTGTGGCGCAATCTCACGTTGCTACGGAGCGCAAGCGGGACGAAGAGAGGCTGGGCGGCGTCGGCGGGAGGCTGGGCAGCATCGGACCGGATAGCGGAGTGACTTTACGGAACAGAGCTCgcaaatggagaatgaaaaattagtgtgaatatttttattgtctttttataaaaatttatttattcactatTAGCTGTTGACTTAACATTAGAATCATTTTATCAAAGGAAACATatatttaaaacttattttGTTAAAGAAACGATTAAGATCCATTTTgtcaaaactaaaatatttagaatGTGAAAAtgactatttatttatttatttatttatttatttatttattttgtagagtttatttgttaaattgTAAAATTCAATTGAAGATCCAAATCCGTAAATTttatagtcaccaaaaaaaaggggtaaattttatgtataaattaatCCTAGAGCTTGATAAAGTTGCTCATCCCGTAGCTAAATTTTGAACATATCCCATCCATCCATCATACACCGCCCAATAAACATTTTGTCCCACGCTACTTTATTACTTTGTCCCTTCACACTAATGCATGCAGATTCACATTAACCAATCTCGATTAAATTATGAACAATAAAACAAATCACTGTAAGAATAAGTGAGAATACCAATTCCTTTGATCAGAGAACTATACACAGATACAAGGTATATTCACCTAAGATGTCAAAGATTAAAATAACTAGATCTAATATAAGGTATATATATACCCAAATCAGTAGCCCCCACGCTTTCCACTCTTTTTCTTTAAGGCAGATTTGAGGAATAATAAGCAAACAATTAAGAATCCCAATGCTGCCAACCCTCCCACTGCAAGAGCCACTGTTCTTTCTGTGTGTTGGTGCCTCCCGCTCCCTATTCCAATCAAACACCATGGTTATAAtgttatattattgttattattaaccctaaaaaataaataatcatcatcatcatcatcatctagaaaaaataataaaaattaataatccttcaacaaaaattttatacataaattttgagATACTGTTACTGATcgattgttaattttttaatgataaatattaaaattctgccatcagtttttaaataaaataattaaataatcaaacatataataattaaaaaataagggAAAAAACATTAAAACGGAAAATGACAAATCAAACCCAGATGAAACCAATATCTTCCCCAACCCCACTCAAACACTCCAACGGCTTTTGGCCCAAACATTTAAAATCAATGACACAAGCAACGTAACTTAATTAGCGATGGAAAATAGTTGACTTCACGTGAAGATGATAGAAGAgtcattagatgaaaatttaattaaatcaattaaattatttaatgactCTCAATTATTAACTTTCCGAAAAATCGACTGCAGCTGAGTTTACACCTTATATACCACTACTTCAAAATTCACACGATCAACATAGCATTGATAATCATAACAACactattattaattagttaatcacctggcgaagaagaagaagaagaaatggtgCCAGGAACTCCATTAGGGTAAAAACTATAACTAAGATAACAACCCTGCAAATAAACCTGAGCAGAAATAGAGTCACCACACTGAACCTTAACCTGTTCCTCAGCACTCGCAATACAATCACCACAATCGTCATTTCCCATATTACCCTCGCACTGACCCAACACATAAAGAGACTCGTAACTCCCAGTGTAGAACAAATTACCATTATTACCCTTCACACCATTCTCCACCATCTGAAACGCCGAGTCTCTCTTCCCTTCAAACCCAACCACATCACCAccgttcttcattttctttgaacCGCAAACCTTGTAAAGAAGCTGCGTCTTCGGCACCTCCTTGAACCCGACAACCTCGTACCTCAGGTAACACCCGCTCAGCTGGATCCTCGCCGCCGCCACGTCACCGCCGCAGAGTTTTCCGAGCATGTTTGGGATCTTGCTCACGCAGTCGTAGCAGTCGGAGTTTGTTAGGTCGCCTCTGCATTGGTAGGCTCCGGCGACGGCAGAGTTTCCGCCGTCGCCGGAGGTCGTGGCGGCGAAGTTCTTCTGCGAGGACTGTGTGACGAGTGCGTTCAGGAGAGTTTTCAGGTTCTGAGAGGCGGCGCCGGATGGGTCTTGAAGCTTTTGATCGGCGCAGCCTTTGTAGATTAAGGTTGTGGTGTCTGAAGAGGAGGTTTGTGTCGGAAtttgaaggaggaggaggagaattGGAAgtgagaggaagaagagaaaggtGGGGTTTTGATGGTTTTTGAGGGCACCCATTTGAGGGATTGAAAGAGAGATTGGGAAATTTTCTACATGGAGGGAAGGAGGTTCTAGAGAGTAACGGTGTTTTGCTCTTGATTGGttagagaagaagaaatgtggattttcattttcttttttctttttcaagtttctTTGGTAAGAGTtttaagctttttttttttttattcatttcaattttaaGGTTTCCTTTTTGGTGctcctttttattgttttttatgactttaattttaatatagtaaaaataaaaaataattataaataactgGTCAATGAACTCGTATGCTTTAGACGAGCATTTAAATAGTaggattttttaaaacaatttaagaaggtgaatatttttaattaaattaaaaaattaattgatattaatttaaatataaaatagatataaaaaaaagatattatgaAACTTACATTTCtcatcataaatattttttttacactaTTATTAAACACTCTTTTTGTTAGTAAcagtaataataattaataatagcaCTATGgtgaaattttctttttctttttaaagtaCAAAGTTAGGATCCCATTGAaagttgaaagttgaaacatCTAAAAAAGGCATAAAAGTTGAAAGTATAAGGTCGCCAGCAATGCTTGGTGTAACATtgtgcaaaaaataaaatattaatttttgtattttatagtactattatctttaatttataaatattttaatttttttaaaaataacaggacaaaataaaaaaaagctaCAAATATATCATTCTAAAACAAATAACGGTCATCTTATTTagtaagaaagaaaaacaaaatatactaataagtaaagagttaaaaatataacaacCAAAAGACAAATAATTATTATCACATCAAGCTAAACCATTAGTATATTTATTTGTCTTTCTAAACTTATTTAGATACCAACATTACAAACTTAGATCTATAATTTCGAATTGTTAGGAACTTAAAATTATGACTTTAGTAGCCTAAAAGTTTACATAATCAGAATTATACAATTAAATAGCTCTATAGAATTAagagtaaataattattttaaaaagtaaatagttaaattagtctatgaaaaattaatttttttaaactaattttttaaaaaaatttaatcaaaattattctttaaatattttaagttagttattttaatttttttattagttccGTTAAAAATTTATGATGTGACACATTAAGTGATACTCAAGACAGACCTAATAGTTATAATTAGTGGTTAACATaataagtttatgaaattagatcgAATCAATTTCAAATTGAGAGATTCCAATACCTCAAATTCTCTCctcaattagatttttatatgatctaatttcataaatttatcaTGCTAATAGTCAATTAAGACTCCTATGTGTGTGTGTTGTAGTATTAGTTTACGTGCtatattaacaaattttaacaccatcaatagaaaaaatgatagaaagactaatgtgattaatttaaaatttttaaaggacgaatttaattaaaaaatattttaaaactaatttaaaggACGAATCATCTTTTAGGAACGAATTTAACTATTTATCcttattttaaatcttaaaaaaatagaattttaacaAAATACATTTTAAAAGAAGTGAATGATAAAACGgttcattaaaaatatattttatttaatatattaactaaacATCTGGTGAATgactaatttatataattaacaattaattttttatgaaattattacTTTGAtcccatttttttttgtttttgcctcCATCTCCAATTCCAACACTACCAATAGTCTTATGACTCTTATCATCAATTATTAATATAGTTCTCTGAATTGAACCAATAATCAAACTGATCAAAATAttgatttattagtttattagttcAATTAATAAATTACTGATTCAACCAATAAAATTAAgtctacataaataaaaaatataaaataatctaaaacctaaaattaaaattaactgactaattagttcatatttattatattgttatatactatatgtatttattaaaaaataatattaataaatatcatataatcataaaaaaataattaaaacataaatgtcaataaaaaatattacatttgaatttaaataaaatatcaaaaaaattaaaacaaaaaaatagaaattcaaattttgtattttaattcaaattacaaaaaatatacatttttataaacttataaatttaaaatagaatcaTAAACGATTTCTAAAAATTCGTTAAAAATCATCCTTACACTGCATTAACATCTAAAAATCTATTATCGAGACTTTTAATGTTAAAAAGATTATTAAAAAGTATACCTTCCAAGGTGATATAGaagctaaaatttaaatttttgcagAATCAGAAATAACAAATAGCTATACAATATAAAATGACTaactatatttatacaatatgtaatttataaaatgataatttaattagtataatattttaattatttcaaaaattacatattatataaatatagttgattattttatattgtataaCTATATGTTACTTTTGACactgaaaaaaattcaaattttagctCCTAGTCACCTTAAAGGATtatactttttaataatttttgtaacaTTAGAagttttgataataattttttagatgttAAAGAGTCCAATGATGATTTTTAACGAATTTTTAGAAATCGTTTatggttttgttttaaatttataaatttgtaaagatataatttttttgaaatttaaactaaaacacaaaatttgaatttctattttttttttagttttgatttttttatattttatttgaattcaaataggGATATTTTCTTAttgatatttatgttttaaagttaataTAAGTACAATTAActtaagaataataaatatcaataaattgtataagtagtaaatcgaatcaaataGATTTGATTTACTATGTGTATGTTGTATAGTAGATTCTGTTTGATTCAATTTACTAGGTGatcaaactaaatcaaaacaacctaatttaatttacaaTGTATTGaatttcattcattcataaatTGAAGCTATCCATTTTaaatttgtctttatttttactcattcgaattatatttattcaatttaatactaaaaaaactaaatcaatttaatcaatttaatttacatATATTTGTGCATAAAAATATAcacgtaatatttttttatttgagatttttatataatattaaatctCACTTGATTTATTACTATCATTTACCCTAAATTTTACCGGTTCCTTAAATATTTCactatttttcatatatatataacataatttaaaatgtGGTCAATAATAAATCCATTGAACCACTTTAGAATAATTataagttaattaaaaattttaaagttcattataaaattatcattCATCAATTGTTTGCCTACAAACTTTTGGCCCCCTCAAAAAAAAGTCTAGCTCTGTCATGAGCTTTAGTACCATAAAATAAACTTATTTCTAAAATACCATAATAAACAAATTGTTCTAGTAAAAAAGAGGGGAGTATTTTGTAGTCAAACTTTTGTTTCATAGAAAAAAGTTGTATTTTCTAACAGGGATCATTAGCACGGTGGGGTCTTTGAAtttattaatgattaattaagCATAGGTTTTTttctaaactaaaataaaaaacctttaatttaaaaaaatattctatctttaatttttaaattttttttttgtttaaaagaaGTTCTTCTAAACCctgatgaattttatttttatataatgagTGAAGTTTGTTTAGTTCTTCAACAAATTTTACTATACTTGtctaaataaatacatattataaataaaaaaataaatttttttataaataaaaatatcatctacttttattttataatatatgcATATCAATAAGACAtgtagaaaatgaaaagaatagatgaacataataaaaaataaataaaaaataattaagagtatggtttaaaattttttataatatataccAATAATCAATAATGCatataaaaagtgaaaaaaattattatagatATTCGATAGAAgtagattatatttttatttataaaaagtatcatctttttatttataacaTATATTTAATCAGACGAGTGTGATAAAGTTAGGCGAACTTCACTTATTATATGAAGTTTGTTGGGGATTAGATGaactttttttaaactaaaaaaattaaattctaaaaattaaaaataggataatttgtttttttataaattaaatatttttttattttagtttaaaaaaaatccaagcATAGGTTAAATTATTGGTGGCAGAATTACAAGAGGATTGATACAGGCATGTGTTGCAAACTTGGACGTAAGGTAAAAGTCCATGATATTCATTTTGACCCAAAAACCAAAAGGCATTGTGGGAGTGGCATGTATTATGTATAAAGGTAACTTTGGAATGCATGTTAATTgttgactaaaaaaaaaaatttcacaacaAATATGAAATGGTACGAACTATTGATGAGGTGGACCGTGTGGAACCGTGGCAGCTGTTAGAATTTTGAACGGATGGGACCCTCAGGCTCATCAATCATGAACGTTGTTATTGTTAACTCGTTTAACGTTACGGCCTTACGGGCTTATGGTATATTGACTATTGAGCAtcaaaatagcagaagaaataCAAAATCCGCTATTCAATTCAAAGCAAGCTGGAGCGTAGTGATATTTAATCTGTAGGACTGTAGATTTcctataaattctaatttcaataaaatattttttttttgaaagaaaatcaACTTcgtctctttttcaaaactaattttgtccaataaaataactaaaatgacAATATACTTGTAATTAGGGCATGACCCGTACAATATGAATATACAAAATCAGTACTGTTAGAAAGATAAACtagtaataatttattttatttagtattcattaattttaattgttatgataattaattaatattaaataaaataaattacgaCTATTTTTggctaattattttttgttatcaaatattttcaattaaatgTGTGTAATCTAACTGGCTATTGTGTGTGTTCTAATCGCACacataattaaaatacacaCATAGCTTATTTTCATGATACTACATCActatacaatttttttcaattaaatgtttgtgtgtttttttttggcTCTA
This portion of the Arachis duranensis cultivar V14167 chromosome 6, aradu.V14167.gnm2.J7QH, whole genome shotgun sequence genome encodes:
- the LOC107491720 gene encoding plasmodesmata-located protein 1; protein product: MGALKNHQNPTFLFFLSLPILLLLLQIPTQTSSSDTTTLIYKGCADQKLQDPSGAASQNLKTLLNALVTQSSQKNFAATTSGDGGNSAVAGAYQCRGDLTNSDCYDCVSKIPNMLGKLCGGDVAAARIQLSGCYLRYEVVGFKEVPKTQLLYKVCGSKKMKNGGDVVGFEGKRDSAFQMVENGVKGNNGNLFYTGSYESLYVLGQCEGNMGNDDCGDCIASAEEQVKVQCGDSISAQVYLQGCYLSYSFYPNGVPGTISSSSSSPGSGRHQHTERTVALAVGGLAALGFLIVCLLFLKSALKKKSGKRGGY